Proteins encoded within one genomic window of Aspergillus nidulans FGSC A4 chromosome VII:
- a CDS encoding chitin deacetylase CDA6 (transcript_id=CADANIAT00009178), with protein sequence MHVPYLLIASSLNFMPSVFGRNIIDLPSDYETVQVASHLQGPGTIQNLLERDLGGARCGAGYGRCSNGNCCSTAGYCGNTTAHCRSPDCQIDYGHCDAHATPGGPSTEAIPRPKLGKVAYGPTAIRSCTTPGTVALTYDDGPNQYTRDLLDLLDKYDAKVTFFVTGNNNGKGQIDSPEVPWAPLIQRMVLSGHQVASHTWSHQDLNKISQVQRRTQLLWNEVALRNILGYFPTYMRPPYSSCTTDTGCLSDMGDLGYHVILYDIDTEDYSHDSPDTIQRSKDIFDENLAREKSFYKSWLVIAHDVHEQTVHNLTEHMLQKLMVDGYRAVTVGECLGDPVQNWYRRDDQVKVPGNPKPKPPLEDISTDGKCGGKVSCIGSDFGMCCGGKGYCGNTTEYCGEGCQPNAGYCESDFLDSSQQTGPGIVGSDPLGDSINKDKKFFKSNASSRFGRTSLTLASIFLFALALL encoded by the exons ATGCACGTACCCTATCTTTTGATTGCTTCGAGTCTGAATTTTATGCCGAGTGTCTTCGGACGCAATATCATTGATCTTCCATCTGACTACGAAACCGTTCAAGTTGCTTCCCATCTTCAGGGTCCTGGAACCATTCAGAATCTGCTTGAACGTGATCTTGGTGGTGCGAGATGTGGTGCAGGCTATGGTCGGTGCTCCAACGGCAATTGCTGTTCTACTGCAG GATACTGCGGGAACACTACAGCTCATTGTCGCTCCCCGGATTGCCAGATCGACTATGGCCATTGCGACGCCCATGCCACTCCAGGAGGTCCTTCGACAGAGGCTATTCCACGACCAAAGCTCGGGAAAGTTGCGTACGGCCCAACCGCGATTCGCTCTTGCACTACCCCCGGAACCGTTGCTTTAACCTACGATGACGGACCCAACCAGTATACCCGTGACCTTCTGGATCTTCTAGACAAATATGACGCTAAGGTAACCTTTTTTGTCACCGGAAACAACAACGGCAAGGGCCAGATTGACAGCCCGGAAGTTCCCTGGGCTCCACTCATCCAGCGCATGGTGCTTAGCGGACATCAGGTGGCGAGTCACACCTGGTCTCATCAGGATCTAAACAAAATCTCTCAAGTCCAGCGCCGCACTCAGCTTTTGTGGAACGAAGTAGCCCTCCGAAACATCCTCGGCTATTTTCCTACCTACATGCGTCCACCGTACTCGAGCTGCACTACGGATACTGGCTGTCTAAGCGACATGGGCGACCTCGGTTACCACGTAATCCTTTACGATATTGATACAGAAGACTATAGCCATGACAGTCCAGACACGATCCAACGCTCCAAGGACATCTTTGATGAGAACCTAGCTCGTGAGAAAAGTTTTTATAAATCCTGGCTTGTCATCGCGCACGATGTACACGAGCAGACCGTCCACAATCTCACGGAGCACATGTTGCAGAAGCTTATGGTAGACGGATATCGTGCAGTGACCGTTGGAGAATGCCTTGGTGACCCTGTACAAAATTGGTATCGCCGTGATGACCAGGTTAAGGTCCCAGGAAACCCCAAGCCGAAACCGCCTTTGGAAGACATCTCGACTGATGGGAAATGTGGTGGGAAAGTGTCATGCATCGGGTCCGACTTCGGCATGTGCTGTGGTGGCAAGGGCTACTGCGGTAACACAACCGAATACTGCGGAGAAGGTTGTCAGCCCAACGCCGGTTATTGTGAGAGCGACTTCTTGGACAGCAGTCAACAAACAGGGCCCGGCATCGTTGGATCAGACCCATTGGGCGATAGTATcaacaaagacaagaagTTCTTTAAGTCAAATGCAAGCTCCCGCTTTGGTCGAACTTCTCTGACATTGGCTTCGATATTCTTATTCGCCTTGGCGTTGCTGTGA
- a CDS encoding uncharacterized protein (transcript_id=CADANIAT00009176), which yields MPPAPRRPISPLALETCAPLDTDTDTCSLAGSDDELDPGQLLAQRRRIERLGEAYLKGTPLFILSASLRGPLDKNWVNPWKKYRRNDNGPTEPQVIPETNSRKRRHHQSPPVATHSKPTDTRRASSHAETPRKAVPRIDSRDRTIRLEPPASGSRSPRFIQSNSTDTRWLKKDKVSTRFQTIDPPTSPTASISIRQPKGGVSTGSPSVSGAGTASFDSARPLRIQRPKPSAHHKSSPTSRSETYSALSDGRAPEANSRNDDSQSGNGGGSVYVVSSSSQLPKFEYRLKQRRESYAKVKNPPLPQRTEDKVGEAAAVEDGAEQPPRKSPLELHPEPTARRKAGDSLTWTNTPNTIENPSAELLDEAQASQTKISTTSENNLPSAQHAPGNPPPPDNLTSLYSIAVSKATSNRTEDQTNDQHYSTQAAVMMAQKSFQNDLRSPRDTSQTSAKKRRASQSSSKQSPNPVNITPFHKLNDPGLDTVDGVGNRENGVPLISTQYIIDAATPFTFSTEKKAGFRTLSSGMDKSKTKKRRTTSFAVSSPSGAPSDHLTSDEEGAKNAMQDQPAGTGASPSGSQRSAFPMTLTGTTPPTAQEARNAESFDLSQAIAEAGSWLQQSFEINKDITHCRTTALPQSYSANPTH from the coding sequence ATGCCACCTGCACCCCGTCGACCAATTTCTCCTTTAGCTCTCGAGACATGCGCGCCGCTCGACACCGATACCGATACCTGTTCGCTGGCGGGCTcggatgatgagcttgaccCGGGCCAGCTCCTAGCGCAGCGCCGGAGGATTGAAAGGCTCGGAGAGGCGTATCTGAAGGGCACgcctctcttcattctttCCGCGTCTCTTCGAGGTCCGCTGGACAAAAACTGGGTGAATCCATGGAAAAAGTATAGGAGGAACGACAACGGTCCGACGGAGCCACAAGTCATACCGGAAACCAACTCTCGCAAGCGCCGACACCACCAGAGCCCGCCGGTCGCCACTCACTCGAAACCGACAGATACGCGGCGAGCGTCATCTCACGCTGAGACACCTCGCAAAGCCGTGCCAAGGATTGATTCTAGGGACAGAACAATTCGGCTGGAACCACCGGCATCTGGGAGTCGGTCTCCTCGTTTTATCCAATCGAACAGTACGGACACGCGCTGGTTGAAAAAGGACAAGGTTTCTACGCGGTTTCAGACTATCGAccctccaacatctccaacaGCCAGTATATCTATCCGTCAGCCGAAAGGAGGCGTGTCAACCGGCTCTCCGTCAGTTAGCGGAGCAGGAACGGCCAGCTTTGACTCGGCTAGACCTCTGAGAATTCAGCGACCCAAACCATCGGCACATCATAAGTCAAGCCCTACGTCTAGATCGGAGACATATTCTGCTCTTTCAGATGGCCGTGCACCTGAAGCTAATTCACGAAATGATGACTCGCAATCTGGAAACGGCGGTGGATCGGTTTATGtggtatcatcatcatctcagTTACCGAAATTTGAATACCGGCTGAAACAACGCCGAGAATCATATGCAAAGGTAAAGAATCCGCCTCTTCCCCAGCGGACAGAGGATAAAGTTGGCgaagctgcggctgttgagGATGGGGCCGAACAGCCTCCGCGAAAGTCGCCTCTAGAGCTACATCCTGAACCTACTGCTAGGCGAAAAGCGGGGGACTCGCTAACATGGACAAACACTCCTAATACCATTGAGAATCCTTCAGCAGAATTACTGGACGAAGCGCAGGCTAGTCAGACAAAAATAAGTACCACAAGTGAAAACAACCTACCATCCGCGCAACATGCACCTGGCaatccgccgcctcctgaTAACCTTACGTCCCTTTATTCGATTGCAGTGTCTAAGGCCACTTCAAATCGTACTGAAGATCAAACCAATGATCAACACTATTCAACCCAAGCGGCCGTCATGATGGCACAGAAGTCTTTCCAAAATGACCTCCGAAGTCCGAGAGATACTTCACAGACGTCGGCAAAAAAAAGACGGGCATCTCAATCATCAAGTAAACAATCCCCAAATCCAGTCAACATCACTCCATTCCACAAGCTGAATGATCCTGGCCTGGATACTGTCGACGGAGTCGGTAACCGAGAGAATGGAGTACCGCTGATCAGTACGCAATACATCATCGACGCCGCGACACCTTTCACGTTCAGtacggagaagaaggctggatTCCGCACGCTATCGTCTGGCATGGATAAATCAAAGACCAAGAAACGAAGAACGACTAGCTTCGCAGTTTCGTCACCATCTGGAGCTCCATCGGATCATTTGACATCCGACGAAGAGGGTGCTAAAAACGCAATGCAGGATCAGCCCGCAGGGACCGGTGCTTCGCCTTCCGGATCGCAACGGAGCGCTTTCCCAATGACTTTGACCGGCACAACGCCACCGACGGCTCAGGAAGCTCGAAACGCGGAGAGCTTTGATTTAAGCCAGGCGATTGCGGAGGCCGGCAGCTGGTTGCAACAAAGTTTCGAGATCAATAAGGACATCACTCATTGCAGGACTACTGCGCTTCCTCAGTCTTATTCTGCAAACCCAACACATTGA
- a CDS encoding tethering complex subunit PEP5 (transcript_id=CADANIAT00009177), which yields MALTSWKAFNFFDVSPVKLPEDSASLFNSETSCLCSGSANLFLGTTDGFVHTISSSFKVVQSFKASDNGSITHIKQLEGTSLLVTIAEDLLNEPVLKVWALDNPEKKTGIPRCLSTTPVQNARRLFPVSAFAALGDLSQVAVGFGNGSVAIIRGDLIHDRGARQRIVFESEEPITGLEVQSGPVTTLYISTTNRILALVISGRGQGQPARVLEDTGCGLGCMTLDRESGDVLVAREDAIYTYGPHGRGQSYAFESPKSSINIFKDYVTLVCPPRGGTPGSTGLPTLGVGRDELFSSATFTLLDTDLKFIAHSESLVSSVRQIFKEWGNLYLLTTDGKIYRYREKSLQQRLEILYQRNLYILAINLAQKIGVDAYQQNTIYRRYGDYLYQKGDYDTAMQQYLRAIDNTEPSQVIRKYLDTQRIHNLIEYLEELHDHDRASVDHTTLLLNCYAKLKDTKKLDAFIKAPGELKFDLETAIAMCRQGGYYEQAAYLATKYGENDMVVDILVEDSKKYAEALEYIWRLEPVLSKAYSNLMKYARVLLSNCPSTTTELFIEYYGGDYKPRTQQVEPLPEPQAQNGNPLQSLAAFLPLPLLKTGLSSTATEPVETQAPEVQEERAPEYQIPKPRTAFSAFVSHPQEFITFLEALINKEDFFFSNEDRVDLYTTLFEMYLNSAGRQKDTAEKEKWQNKAKKLIEGKDIPISTSNVLLLSDLSEFQEGSTLVREQAGLRSDIFRSFTAAKDTQGAIRALKKYGPEEPQLYVDALTYFTSSPKILEEAGDELDAVLKRISEDGLMSPLQVIQALSNNAVVTMGRVKKYLSDNIERERKEISSNRRLISSYSTETEAKMQELEQLGSKPVVFQARRYSDDDEEPFEEPPRERTNRVSVVNDKMQHDADIQAQDVSHDSHIRVDFDLFLQSQNDQQTNLSASQQRREERWIPSMGHSGSSGNMTTEIGLAQQRLFDDDQQAQSPPLQTITYEPEQVPDDNYAIAAPDNNPEAHELQNITTQGQSSRTDTHGVDISDWSQTASYNIFDSSSHTSRNLLNGADFDCDSNITTRTEAMQNFEFRRWTTMQGTTSSPHDTEPFSSIISPRIPRAKSDNATLNSAQLSSVSVDELSLPVTMEAPNIEMKGCKKKQAVVANDDDDELSLPQFHEESPTKPEKRKPGRPPKRAKVDDTVSKGPITKTADISPEENQGPAVPGAPGGITVHVAPPQSIIDDFMHDNQSEQPAAPALEQSLQTTATLTKEPKKKKLKRGKTTSVTLTKTYESDIEDDVIWVEQRPATPIDEENKPSNPTRTSGTKVAEQTSAPKKRGRKRKKMSEQQDQRTPAPLEVDEQDAQTTTSNEADNTPRLSDTHNESGVLVVLETKKTTDAQTSDIMEPITKDQAPLDLHPPTSPAKPSEHAQPAQQAPETPRKRTDLKAPSVKGPGKHSPISSTSKVPYRVGLSKKAKIAPLLKIIKR from the exons ATGGCTCTGACATCT TGGAAAgcattcaacttcttcgatgTGTCCCCAGTGAAGCTTCCTGAAGACAGTGCGTCCTTATTTAAC TCCGAAACCTCCTGCTTATGTTCTGGCTCGGCTAATCTCTTCCTCGGGACCACTGACGGATTCGTGCACaccatttcttcatccttcaagGTCGTCCAGTCCTTCAAAGCCTCTGATAATGGCTCGATCACCCATATAAAGCAGCTGGAAGGGACCTCGCTCCTAGTGACAATAGCGGAGGATCTATTGAATGAGCCAGTACTGAAAGTCTGGGCCCTCGATAACCCCGAGAAAAAGACAGGGATTCCGCGCTGTTTGTCGACTACACCCGTACAAAATGCGCGGAGGCTGTTTCCT GTATCCGCATTTGCGGCGCTTGGAGATTTGTCCCAAGTTGCGGTTGGTTTCGGCAACGGCTCCGTCGCGATTATTCGAGGCGACTTAATACATGACCGCGGGGCGCGACAACGTATCGTATTCGAATCGGAGGAGCCCATCACCGGGCTTGAGGTGCAAAGTGGGCCGGTCACTACTCTCTATATCTCCACGACGAACCGGATCCTGGCGCTCGTGATTTCCGGTCGAGGACAGGGACAACCGGCACGAGTATTGGAAGACACAGGATGCGGCCTTGGCTGTATGACTCTGGACAGAGAAAGCGGCGACGTCCTTGTGGCTCGAGAGGACGCAATATATACGTACGGTCCCCATGGACGAGGCCAAAGTTATGCCTTCGAAAGCCCTAAGAGCTCCATCAACATTTTCAAAGACTATGTTACTTTGGTTTGCCCCCCTAGAGGTGGAACGCCAGGGTCAACAGGACTGCCGACTCTTGGTGTTGGTAGAGATGAACTATTCAGCTCTGCCACTTTTACTCTCTTAGATACTGACCTCAAGTTCATCGCTCATTCGGAGTCTCTCGTGTCGTCGGTAAGACAGATCTTCAAAGAATGGGGCAATCTCTATCTCCTTACAACAGATGGAAAG ATTTATCGGTACCGAGAGAAGAGCCTTCAACAAAGACTCGAGATCCTTTACCAGCGCAACCTCTATATCCTGGCCATCAACCTGGCGCAGAAGATCGGTGTCGACGCGTATCAGCAAAACACCATATACCGCAGGTACGGAGATTATCTTTATCAGAAAGGAGATTACGACACCGCAATGCAACAATACTTGAGAGCCATTGACAACACGGAGCCGTCTCAAGTTATTAGGAAG TACCTCGACACGCAACGAATCCATAATCTTATAGAATACCTGGAAGAATTGCACGATCACGACCGAGCCTCAGTGGACCACACCACCTTACTCCTCAATTGCTACGCGAAATTGAAAGACACAAAAAAATTAGATGCTTTCATTAAGGCGCCCGGTGAACTTAAATTTGATCTTGAGACAGCCATTGCCATGTGCCGGCAAGGCGGGTACTATGAACAAGCTGCCTATCTAGCTACAAAATACGGCGAGAATGACATGGTCGTGGATATACTGGTTGAGGATTCCAAAAAGTACGCCGAAGCGCTGGAGTACATCTGGAGGTTGGAGCCTGTATTG TCCAAGGCTTACAGCAACCTGATGAAGTATGCCCGTGTGCTGCTGTCGAATTGCCCTTCAACGACTACAGAGCTTTTTATAGAATACTATGGAGGAGATTACAAACCAAGGACGCAACAAGTCGAACCGCTACCTGAGCCTCAAGCACAAAACGGCAATCCTTTACAGAGCTTAGCTGCATTTCTTCCATTGCCTTTGCTCAAGACTGGTTTAAGTTCAACGGCGACGGAACCAGTTGAGACCCAAGCCCCtgaggttcaggaagaacGCGCGCCAGAGTACCAGATCCCCAAACCACGCACTGCATTCTCAGCCTTTGTTAGCCACCCACAAGAGTTCATTACATTCCTAGAGGCACTTATCAACAAAGAggactttttcttcagtAACGAGGATAGAGTTGATCTCTACACAACGCTTTTTGAGATGTATCTCAATTCAGCGGGACGGCAGAAGGATAcggcagagaaggaaaagtGGCAAAATAAAGCTAAAAAACTGATTGAAGGGAAAGAT ATTCCTATCTCAACCTCTAATGTCCTACTGCTCTCCGATTTATCGGAGTTTCAGGAGGGCTCCACACTTGTCCGGGAACAAGCTGGCCTTCGATCGGATATATTTCGATCTTTCACTGCTGCCAAAGATACACAGGGAGCTATTAGGGCGTTGAAAAAATACGGCCCTGAAGAGCCTCAGCTATACGTGGATGCGTTGACATACTTTACATCGAGCCCGAAGATCCTGGAAGAGGCTGGTGACGAGCTGGATGCTGTCCTGAAGAGAATCTCTGAGGATGGCCTGATGTCACCACTGCAAGTGATCCAAGCACTCAGCAACAACGCGGTCGTAACTATGGGAAGGGTCAAGAAGTATTTAAGCGACAATATCGAGCGGGAACGCAAGGAAATATCTTCA AACCGTCGCCTGATATCAAGCTACAGCACTGAAACTGAGGCGAAAATGCAGGAGCTAGAACAGCTGGGTTCCAAACCCGTTGTGTTCCAGGCACGTCGAT AttccgatgatgacgaggaacCCTTCGAGGAGCCTCCTCGCGAGCGAACGAACCGTGTTTCAGTGGTAAATGATAAAATGCAGCATGACGCAGATATCCAGGCTCAAGATGTCAGCCACGATTCTCACATTAGGGTAGACTTCGATTTATTTCTTCAATCACAAAATGATCAGCAAACAAATCTGTCCGCTTCCCAGCAGCGCAGGGAAGAACGATGGATACCATCTATGGGGCACAGTGGATCATCCG GAAACATGACGACGGAGATTGGCCTTGCACAACAGCGACTGTTTGACGATGACCAGCAAGCGCAGTCTCCTCCCCTGCAGACCATAACCTACGAACCCGAACAAGTACCAGACGATAATTATGCAATTGCCGCACCCGACAACAACCCTGAGGCTCATGAACTTCAAAATATAACAACACAAGGCCAATCCTCTCGCACCGACACCCACGGGGTCGACATAAGCGACTGGTCGCAGACAGCTTCATACAATATCTTTGACTCGTCATCCCACACTTCTCGCAACCTACTCAACGGAGCAGACTTTGATTGTGACTCAAACATCACAACTCGAACGGAAGCTATGCAGAATTTCGAATTTCGCCGATGGACCACAATGCAGGGAACGACTTCGTCGCCGCACGATACGGAACCGTTCTCATCAATCATTTCTCCTCGGATTCCAAGAGCAAAAAGTGACAATGCCACTCTCAATAGTGCTCAGCTGTCGTCTGTTAGTGTTGATGAACTTTCACTACCTGTCACGATGGAAGCGCCCAATATTGAGATGAAGGGCTGtaagaagaagcaggctgTAGTTGCgaacgacgatgatgatgagctttCTCTCCCACAATTTCATGAAGAATCACCTACTAAACCCGAAAAGCGCAAGCCAGGCCGACCCCCGAAGAGAGCGAAAGTGGACGACACGGTTAGCAAGGGCCCCATCACTAAGACTGCAGACATTTCACCTGAAGAGAACCAAGGGCCAGCAGTTCCAGGTGCTCCAGGCGGCATTACTGTGCATGTTGCTCCGCCGCAGAGCATTATTGATGATTTCATGCATGATAACCAGAGCGAACAGCCAGCCGCGCCGGCGCTAGAACAAAGTTTACAAACAACCGCCACGTTAACCAAAGagcccaagaaaaagaagctgAAACGCGGCAAAACAACTTCGGTGACTCTGACGAAGACCTACGAGTCAGATATAGAAGATGACGTGATTTGGGTCGAACAGAGACCTGCTACACCTATTGACGAAGAGAACAAACCCTCCAACCCTACAAGAACAAGCGGCACTAAGGTTGCAGAACAAACATCAGCACCTAAAAAGCGCGGtcggaaaaggaagaagatgtccgagcagcaggatcaaAGAACACCCGCACCACTAGAGGTAGACGAGCAGGATGCGCAAACAACAACCTCTAATGAAGCGGACAATACGCCACGATTGAGTGACACTCACAACGAGTCCGGCGTATTAGTTGTCCTCGAAACCAAAAAAACAACCGATGCGCAGACCTCGGATATCATGGAACCTATAACCAAAGACCAAGCACCCCTTGACCTCCATCCACCAACCTCACCCGCCAAACCCTCTGAGCACGCACAACCAGCCCAACAAGCCCCCGAAACACCCCGGAAGCGCACAGACTTGAAGGCTCCATCCGTAAAGGGGCCCGGTAAACATAGTCCCATATCATCAACCAGCAAAGTCCCATACCGTGTCGGACTCAGTAAGAAGGCTAAAATTGCACCCTTACTGAAAATCATTAAGCGGTGA
- a CDS encoding uncharacterized protein (transcript_id=CADANIAT00009179), whose protein sequence is MGDRHTIQQNLNGLLSKLNDPDPDMRYMSLNDLYGILSNPCSSYLAHDQASATRLAEGLLKALDDQHGDVQNQALKCLGPLVARLPLEGLRTLLERLSNLTTSQTIDTSVPNTALRVIVTALPRPQPNQAPSPDANMAYSAVSEVLIPRLIGPGPHKRRGSVTKGMLEKDPAKGFSSDAIDVLIQVASCFGALLQESELTALEKAVMSIIDNDTAGTVVTKRALAAISALVVYFSDEQFGILVSELVERFNSPQLSTVHRRHLIAAVGCLARTVPAKFGPHLSTLAPFIFSAVGEDNLEVSHVLHYLCTSASNVYSSRNKPKIYHQYRQLPKEKLITGM, encoded by the exons ATGGGAGATCGACACACGATCCAGCAAAACCTCAATGGTTTGCTGTCAAAGCTAAATGATCCGGACCCTGATATGCGATACATGTCTTTAAATGACCTTTACGGTATTCTCAGCAATCCCTGCTCCTCTTACCTGGCCCACGATCAGGCCTCCGCAACCAGACTCGCCGAGGGCTTGCTGAAGGCGCTGGATGACCAACATGGGGATGTTCAAAACCAGGCACTGAAATG TCTTGGCCCTCTTGTTGCTCGATTACCCCTCGAAGGCCTACGGACGCTGCTTGAGAGGCTATCGAACCTCACTACCTCCCAGACTATTGACACCTCCGTTCCAAATACCGCATTGCGGGTCATTGTAACAGCACTCCCACGCCCTCAGCCAAACCAAGCCCCCAGCCCTGACGCTAATATGGCATACTCTGCGGTTTCTGAAGTCCTCATTCCCCGTTTGATCGGTCCTGGGCCCCATAAGCGGAGAGGCTCAGTCACAAAAGGAATGCTGGAAAAGGACCCTGCCAAGGGTTTCAGCAGCGATGCAATTGATGTCCTCATACAAGTGGCCTCGTGTTTTGGTGCACTTCTCCAGGAGAGCGAGTTGACGGCTTTGGAAAAGGCAGTCATGTCTATCATTGATAACGATACAGCTGGTACTGTTGTCACCAAACGGGCATTAGCTGCTATTTCAGCATTGGTTGTTTACTTCTCGGACGAGCAGTTTGGAATCCTTGTTTCTGAACTCGTCGAACGGTTCAACTCTCCTCAACTAAGCACTGTCCACCGTCGTCATTTGATTGCTGCTGTCGGATGCTTAGCGAGAACGGTACCGGCGAAATTCGGTCCTCATCTTTCTACCCTGGCACCGTTTATCTTCTCGGCAGTTGGTGAAGATAACCTGGAGGTAAGCCATGTCCTGCATTATTTATGTACTTCCGCATCTAACGTGTACAGTAGCCGAAACAAACCAAAGATCTACCACCAATACCGTCAGTTGCCTAAAGAAAAGCTAATTACTGGTATGTAG